The following are encoded together in the Anaerolineales bacterium genome:
- a CDS encoding glycosyltransferase: MRVAMLSYHTCPLATLGGKDTGGMNVYVRDLTRELGRQGVGVDVFTRSQDDHVPHVLHNLGFGNRVVHVPAGPELPVGKDRLETYIPGFIEGIQSFAAAKGIRYDLVHSHYWMSGIAALGLRELWGTPIIQTFHTLGEMKNRVARSPEERASPERLAVENQLLREADQIVASTQAELAQFQWLYHADPHKVVVIPPGVDTSRFYPIPPDEAKEFIGMDCRDNMVLFVGRIEPLKGVDTLLQAMAILKQEGTLERRPMSVAIIGGDPEADPERMTAEMLRLQNLRIELGMGDVVAFLGKRDQDTLQYYYSAADMVVVPSHYESFGMVALEAMACGAPVVASETGGLAFLVKDGETGFHVPTSDAGALAQRLKLLAEDDGLRERLGRQAAAYARNYAWADITRQVVQLYESMLERVA, from the coding sequence ATGCGCGTGGCCATGCTGTCTTACCACACCTGCCCGCTGGCGACCCTGGGAGGGAAAGACACCGGCGGGATGAACGTCTACGTACGCGACCTGACCCGGGAACTCGGTCGGCAGGGCGTAGGCGTGGACGTCTTCACCCGCTCCCAGGACGATCATGTCCCGCATGTCCTGCATAACCTGGGTTTCGGCAACCGGGTGGTGCACGTCCCGGCCGGGCCGGAGTTACCCGTCGGCAAGGATCGACTTGAGACCTACATCCCCGGCTTCATCGAAGGGATCCAATCGTTTGCTGCTGCCAAGGGGATTCGCTACGATCTCGTCCACAGCCACTATTGGATGTCCGGGATCGCCGCCCTGGGGCTCCGAGAGCTGTGGGGAACGCCGATCATCCAGACCTTTCACACCCTGGGCGAAATGAAGAACCGGGTGGCGCGCAGTCCGGAGGAGAGGGCCTCGCCTGAGCGCTTGGCGGTCGAGAACCAGCTCCTGCGGGAGGCGGACCAGATCGTGGCTTCGACTCAGGCTGAACTCGCCCAGTTTCAGTGGCTGTACCATGCCGATCCGCACAAGGTCGTCGTGATCCCCCCCGGCGTGGACACCAGCCGTTTCTACCCCATCCCGCCGGACGAAGCCAAAGAGTTCATCGGCATGGACTGCCGCGACAACATGGTCCTGTTTGTCGGGCGCATCGAACCGTTGAAGGGCGTCGACACGCTGCTGCAAGCCATGGCGATCCTCAAGCAGGAGGGGACCCTGGAGAGGCGGCCGATGTCTGTGGCCATCATCGGCGGCGATCCGGAGGCCGATCCCGAGCGAATGACAGCCGAGATGCTCCGTCTGCAGAACCTGCGGATTGAGCTGGGGATGGGCGACGTGGTGGCATTCCTCGGCAAGCGCGATCAGGACACCCTGCAGTACTACTACTCGGCGGCCGACATGGTCGTTGTGCCTTCGCACTACGAGTCCTTCGGGATGGTTGCCCTGGAAGCCATGGCCTGCGGCGCACCGGTCGTGGCGTCTGAAACCGGCGGCCTGGCGTTTCTGGTCAAGGACGGTGAGACGGGGTTCCATGTGCCCACCTCCGATGCCGGCGCCCTGGCGCAGCGGCTCAAACTGCTGGCCGAGGATGATGGACTGCGGGAGCGTTTGGGTCGGCAGGCGGCAGCCTATGCCCGCAACTATGCCTGGGCGGATATCACTCGCCAGGTTGTCCAGTTGTACGAATCGATGCTCGAACGGGTCGCCTGA
- a CDS encoding YdcF family protein, which translates to MDGIVLFTKSYFLPGSMAFLLLGLLIGVVLLLAGDRRRPWGTRWLVALLAGYWLMATPAFSSGAEGLLGRGFSPIATKAEASGARAVVVLSGGTASFEGAAGRVESLSEATALRLLEGARLYKMLDQPWVVLSGGPPGDDGLATPEAVAMERELVRLGVPEERILVEMTSADTHAQAQQIKPLLNSRGVEEFVLVTSGWHLRRSLGAFAREGMHPIPSAAFGRSIGEEAAGLTFLPSESSLARSRDMAREVLALVYYRLRGWI; encoded by the coding sequence ATGGACGGAATCGTCCTGTTCACCAAGTCGTACTTTCTACCGGGATCGATGGCCTTCTTGCTCCTGGGGCTGCTGATTGGCGTAGTCCTCCTCCTGGCGGGGGACCGCCGGCGGCCTTGGGGAACCCGGTGGCTGGTGGCGCTGCTGGCAGGCTACTGGCTTATGGCGACCCCCGCCTTCTCTTCGGGAGCTGAAGGCCTTCTCGGCCGCGGCTTCTCGCCGATCGCCACGAAAGCTGAAGCCAGCGGCGCACGCGCTGTGGTGGTTCTATCGGGTGGCACCGCCAGCTTCGAGGGCGCGGCCGGCAGGGTCGAGTCCTTGAGCGAAGCGACCGCCCTGCGCCTCTTGGAAGGCGCACGCCTCTACAAGATGCTGGATCAGCCCTGGGTGGTTCTGTCGGGAGGTCCCCCTGGGGACGATGGGTTGGCAACGCCCGAGGCGGTCGCCATGGAGAGGGAACTCGTTCGGTTGGGCGTGCCGGAAGAGAGAATCCTGGTTGAGATGACCTCGGCGGACACGCACGCACAGGCACAGCAGATCAAGCCGCTGTTGAACAGTCGCGGAGTAGAGGAGTTTGTCCTGGTCACGTCGGGCTGGCATCTGCGCCGTTCCCTGGGCGCCTTCGCCCGGGAGGGGATGCACCCGATCCCCTCCGCCGCCTTCGGGCGATCGATCGGAGAGGAAGCGGCGGGTCTGACATTTCTCCCTAGCGAGTCCTCGCTGGCTCGCAGCCGGGATATGGCACGAGAGGTCTTGGCGCTGGTGTACTACCGACTGCGAGGCTGGATCTAG